The Candidatus Methylacidithermus pantelleriae genome includes the window CCACGATCATCAACGGATTGGCTCTGCAGGACCGGCTGGAAAAAATTGGTGTTCAAACGCGAGTCCAGACCGCCATCGAAGTCCGAAGCGTTGCAGAACCGTTCATCCGGCGACGCGCCATCCGACACCTGGAAAAAGGAAGGGTCGTCATCTTTGTCGCCGGCACCGGAAACCCATTTTTTTCTACCGATACGACGGCAGCGCTGCGGGCAAGCGAAATCGGCGCCGAAGTCATCCTGAAGGCAACGAAGGTGGATGGAATCTACGATAGCGATCCCACCCTCAATCCAAAGGCCCAGCGCTACGAGCGTGTCAGCTATCTGGACGCCCTGCGGAATCGTTTAACCATTATGGATTCGACGGCCTTCTCGCTTTGCATGGATAACCGGATTCCCATTATTGTGTTTAATGCTTTCCAAGAAGAAAACCTTTTGGCCGTGGTCCAAGGCAAACCGGTCGGCACCCTTGTCTGGGACGGTGAGGGAGAGCCTGTCGCGGCAAGAAGCGACCGCGAGTCAACAGCCGTGCCTGGGAGCTAGTCATGACCCTCGAAGAAATTCTTCTGGAAACCGAAGAACGAATGGAGAAAGCCTTAGAGCATAGTCGCCAGGAGTTTGCGACGATTCGGACGGGGCGGGCGTCTCCGGAACTGGTAACTCACCTCATGGTCGAGGCGTACGGGACTCACATGCGTCTGAGGGATATTGCGGCCATCACTACTCCGGATCCTCATTTGATCGTCATCCAACCCTGGGATCTTACCCTGGTCGATTCGGTCCGCAAAGCACTGGAAGAGTCCAAGTTAGGGGTAAACCCGGTAGTCGAGGGAAAATCCATCCGGGTTCCGATTCCTCCCCTGTCCGAAGAGAGACGTCAAGAATTGGTGCGCTCGGTCCGCCGTCTGGCCGAAGAGGGTAGGGTGGCACTGCGCGGAATCCGAAGGTATGCCCTGGAAACGGCCCGAAAGCTTGAACGGGAAGGAGAATGGTCGGAAGACGATTTGCGTCACGCAGAGAAGGAAATCCAGAAACTGGTTGACCGGTTCATGGAAGAGATGGAACGGCTCCTGGAAAAAAAGGAACGGGAACTTTTGACCGTGTAGCGTTTCTGGTTGGTAAGCTTTCCAATCGGTTGCCCATAGCTAGAAATATCGGGAGACATAAGGCTGTGTATGGGCAAGTCTATCCGCATGAGGTTTGAGTGCGTGGGCCAAGCGGCCGACAACCTATTTACACATCGACCCGAGACACTTTTCTCTAACTCCTTAAGTTTCCACTACAAAGGTCAAAAAACCCAAGGAAGGGAAGCGAGGGTGCGGATAGGCTTCAAACAAGCTCCTTTGCAGAAGTCCCTTTGGGGGCGTGGGTCATAATGGCCGGTCCGGTTCCAGACCCTTCTCAAAGAAAGAAATGGATGGGATCAAGCGTTAGCTTCCAACCAAGTATGTCTTTCCTGGGCCCCGTTGTCGCTTAGTCCAGAGGCCCTTTGTGTGCCGCACCGGTAGGCGGAACCAGCCAGAGGCTTTTGTGGTACTTCACCCACCGCGGAACGGGTAGTGAATCTGCTCTTTTGTCTTTGGGGGGAGGTTTTTCCCTTTTGATCCTCCCACGATCCCAATCTGCCCATATGCGCGGGCGCGTGTCTTTGCTCCAGAAAGGGAGGGAAATTCGAAAGCCTCCTTGCACCCTGCTGCTTTCCCAAAGGATGAGCTAGTGCCTTGTGCCTATTTTTTTCTTCGTTTCTTTCTTATATTAAAGGGAAAAGATCCAAAAACTGGCCGTGGATTGCCGGAAAACTTTTGGCTATTGCCTGGGTGACAAAAAGCTTGGCCAAAAAGATCGCCTCTCGAAGGCCTAGTCCGAGAGCCAAACCTGCTGCAATGGCGCTTGAAAGCGCGCACCCAGTTCCGTGAGGATCGGCATTTTCGATACGCGGAGCCTCTAGCTCTTCCACCTTGTTTCCGTCACTAAAGAAGTCAATAGCCCATGATCCCTTAATGTGCCCCCCCTTGATAAGGACTGGGGCTCCAAACTTTCGTGCCAGTTCTTGGCTTGCTTCGGCAGCTTCTTCAGGCCCGGTAATCTCTTTTTCAAGTAAAACCATCGCCTCATAAAGATTGGGCGTAAAAACCGTAGCCATGGGGATGAGCTTATCCTTGAGGGAAAATAACGCGTCTTTCTGGAGGAGAGCTTCCCCGCTGGAAGACCGGATCAAGGGATCCACCACAAGCCGGGGAAGGGGCTTGAAGGATTGCAGCTCGTTGGCGACCGCTTCGATCGTCTCGCCCCGATAGAGCATGCCCACCTTGGCCGACACCGGTGCAATGGTTTCCCGGATGCATTGGAATTGCTCGCGGATCATCGACTGAGGTAAAGGCCAGATGGCGGAGATTTTCCCGGGTCGTTCTGCTACGACGCTGGTCAGTACTGTCGCAGCCATGACCCGGAAGGCGGAGAAAGTCTTTACATCGGCCTGGAGTCCGGCGCCACCACTACAATCCGAACCGGCGATTACCAGGGCCCAGACAGGGTTCTTGCCAGGCAAAGAGGTTCGGGGTAGGCTCACAGTGGTGGAAAAAAAGGATACTCTCGGTGCCATGATTCGGGGGATTGAGCTTCCTGGACTTCGGGCAACCTTGGACCATCTCGATTATAGTCCCTTTCTTTGGGGAGGTCCGCACAAGCGCCACGCCTTTGTCTACTACATCACCATTGCCAATGATAGCCCGCATACGGTTACTCTCCAAGGCAGGAAGTGGGTTCTTACAAGTCCTCTGGGGAAAAAAACCGTGATTGAAGGGGACGGGATCGTTGGCGAGCGTCCCCGCTTGCGACCTGGAGATCGGTTCCATTACCATAGCTACCATCTAGTAGGTGGCCGTGCATGGGTGGAAGGCTCCTATTTTGGCATCGACGAATCGGGAAGATGGATCGTGGTGCGGATTCCAGGGTTTGCGCTGGAACCTCCGCTCATTGAGCCCTCGAACGCCAAGGAGGAGTCAGCGGAAGCGGAAGGCTAGCAAGGAAAAGCGGAGAAGACCCAGAGCCTAGGAACTCGTAGAGGCTATCCCTCCCAGGGGGCACGCCAAAAGGAAAGAAAAAGTAAAAAAACCTCTTCTTGGCGAAACAAAACCCGCCGCAGAGGTATCGCGAGTCCAATGTTTTGGGGTTTTCCTCCCCGCAAAAGCCACCATTCTTCTGCTGGGGGAAACATGAAGGCTCCCAGAAGGAAGGGAGTTTTTTTTAAGACCTTCTTCGGATAAGAAGACCCGACCAAGCAGTGGCTGCTTTTCCCAGGGAAACGCGGGGATTCCCTGTGGCTTCGTTCCTTTTCCCGTCTTCTTTTGCCGGGGTTAGGTAGGGACCCAAGTCGGGCGTATTCCTTTTTTTGGATGATGGGCAGGCTGCTAGGCGTGTCCAAGCCCGTTCCGACCGGGACAGAAGACAAGCCATGCACGTTTTGCCCGTCAGGACAAACTCTGCGAGTACAGAAAAGATCACGGAAAATCGGCAGTTCGAGGTGGGCACGGAGTAACACGGCAGTTGAGCGCTTTTTCCTTGGGGAACCCCAGAAAGCAGTGCGAAAGTACCGTGGAAGAAGGGGGGCTTGAGGTTCTTTTTGAACGCCTTTCCGAAAGACCGTGTGGCCAAAAGGAATGCTGAGAAAACCCAGCTCTTAGCTGGGAATCACTAGCTTGAGATTGCGTGGCCTCTTCGGAGCCGATACATTTGTCAAGAGGTAAAAAGGGGCGCAAAGGAAAAAAAAACGGTGACGTCCCGGGAAGAAGCCAGCTTTTTTCCCTTTTCTATTTATGGGAAGGGAAACAAAGGCTTCGAGAGAACAAAGGCGATGGTCGAGGTATGCTTCCAAGCGAAGTTGTGGGAAGCGAAATGGGCAGGTAAAGCTCAAGGCTCGTATCGGGCCCTTCTGCGGCCTTTATGGGTGAGCCTTGGGGGATCTCCGGAGAAAGAAAACTCCTTGTTTCTTTTTCACGCCGGCCTTTCCGGTCATCCGAGCTGGCACAGTGTGGTGCAAAGGGTTCCGAGCCTCCCGCTGGGAGGGCTCGTTCTTTCCGCGAAGGTTCTGCCCCAAGAAAACTTCCAGGAAGTCCGTCACGGCCTTGTCCTAGGCCATTCTCTGGGTGAGTGGTCGAGGACCCAGCCTCGGATGGCAGGGACGTGCTCTACCCGGGGTCCCAGGGGATTTGCGTCACCAGGGACACGTAGCAAAGGGGACTGGCCCCGGTCTTCGAACGAAGAACGTAAAGAAAGGGGGAGCAATGAGTGGCAATCGTTCCAAAAATTCTTCACGACGCAGAGATCGCCGAGCCAAGGAGGCAACTTTTTCACGAACGCCGGCAAAGGGCGGAACGGCGAACAAGCCCAAAGGATTGGTTCAAAAGATTGCTGGATTGGTTCAAGGACTCTTCGGAAAAGGAAAGCCTTCTCCAACTAGTGACCACGTAAACGAGCCCGAGGAGGTAAAGAAAAGCCGGGAAGCACTACGGCGTTCGCCTCGGCGGGATAGTTCTGCGCAGGTGACGCGCCGACCGGCTCCTCCTTCTCGTCCCTCCCTCTCGGAAACGAGCGCGGAGGTTCGGGCTGAGGAAATCACAACGCCGCGTCTCTACGTAGGGAATCTTTCCTACGAGGCAGGAGAAAGCGATCTTTTTGAGCTGTTCTCCCAGGTGGGCCCGGTGAGAAACGTTCAATTGATTCGGGAAAAGCGCGGAACGCGCTCCAAGGGATTCGGGTTTGTAGAGATGGCGGATGTGGAAACTGCCAAGCAAGCGATCGTGCAGCTGCATCGGAAGGAGTTTATGGGTCGGGAACTGGTGGTTAGCGCGGCCAAGGGAGAGACAAGAAGGAAAGAGGCAACGTAAGCATGGCCGTTGGCATTTCGCAGGTTTTGGAATCAGGGGCAACGGCACGTAGCTTTTAGGCGGAAGGCGTGTAAGACTTATAAGCCGGCCCCGCGGATGGGAAGCGCGCACGCGTTTTATGGTCTCGAATCGCCAGCAAGGTGATCCCGCTGGAGAGAACTTGGATTTTTCCCTGGCCCGTTTGATCCAGGGTAGCGAGGCTGTCATTACCCTGGAGGAGCTTCAGGCCAAGCTTCGCAAAGGGCGCCCTCTCCGGGTAAAGTTTGGGGTGGATCCCACAAGTGCTGACATTCATCTCGGTCATGCAGTGCCTCTGTTTAAGCTTCGCCAGTGGCAAGAAGCAGGCCATGTGGTGGTGCTAATCGTCGGTGATTTTACCGCTCGGATCGGGGACCCTACGGGTCGAAACAGCACACGTCCGGAACTTGCGCTGGAAGAAATCCAGGCGAACGCTCGTACCTATCAGGAACAAGCGTTCCGGATTCTGAGGCCAGATCGCACGGAAGTTTTGTGGAACGGAACCTGGTTTGAGAAGATGAGTGCCGGAGAATTTCTTGCCCTACAAAAAAGGGTCACGGCTACTCGTCTTTTGCAGCGCAGGGAGTTTCAAGAACGGCGCGACCGCGGGGAACCCATTGGTCTCCACGAGCTGGTATATCCTTTGTTGCAGGCTTGGGATTCGGTGGTGGTCCAAGCGGATGTGGAATTGGGAGGAAGCGACCAGCTTTTCAATCTGCTTTTGGGGAGGGAACTCCAGGCCCAAGTGGGACAAGAACCCCAGGTGGTCCAGACTGTCTCTTTGCTCGAGGGGCTGGATGGAACCCGGAAGATGAGTAAATCGTTCGGCAACACGATTGGGATTACCGAAAGCCCTCAGGAAATCTTTGGGAAGGTAATGAGCATTTCGGATGAGCTCATGCTTCGATGGTACCAGGTGCTCCTAGGGACCCAGCCGGAACCGGGCGTGCATCCCATGGAGGCCAAGAAACGATTAGCCCAATGGATTATTGAGCGCGTGCATGATCCTGAAGCGGCACAAAAGGCTCGGGAAAGTTTTGAGCGTGTTTTTAGTCGCCGAGAGTTTCCGGAGGACGCTCCGGAAATGGTCGTGGAAAGTCCCCAGATCCCTTTGGTTCGACTTCTTCACACCGTTGGGGCGGCTTCCAGCCTTAGCGAGGCTAGAAGGCTGGTAGCTCAGGGAGCGGTGAGTTTGGATGGGGAAAAATGTTCGGACCCAAACAAGGTTGTGGACTGTTCGAAGGGGATTTGGCTACGATGTGGCAAGCGGTTTTTTGCTAAGATACGGACCCTACCCAGAGGGTAGGCATATGATATGCTTGATAAGCCTGTTAGACTGTGCAGACAAAGATACGGAGCCTAGCCAGGGGGGTAGGCTCAAAAGAGGGAAAAAGAAGGGGTCAAAGACGTTCCCTCGGCAAGGACCGCATCAAAAGAACCCCTTATTGAAAGGAGACGGAAGCTATGAAACGTTGGATCCTCTGCCTAATTCCGATGCTTGTGCTAGTGGGGACCTCGGTCCCGGGCCATGCAGCGACGGAAATACAGCTTGCCAAAAAGTCAAAAAAGCTTTGCACCTGTCCCAAGTGTGAAGCAGGGGACAACTGTGCGGCTCACAAGGGTAAGAAGTGTGACTGCGGTTAAAGAAAACCCGAGAGAAATCTTCCCTCACATGAGGCGTTAGGCGTGAGGGGCACGGAGAACTTCGGGTTTGTTGTCCCTGAAGCGCTTCTTTGGGGGGTGAGTGATCCTCGAAGGGACACTCGCCCCCAGAAGTGTAGCGTGCCGATCAAATGTTTTTTCTTTGGAGAGCACTTATCTCCCCATCTTGGCGTTCCTGCTGCACTGGCTTTTCATAAAAAAAACGGAAAATGGGATTCGGTTTAGGAAGCAGACGCTTCGGACCGAAAGAGCACTCACGCACGCACCCGTCTCTGGCTAGACTGAAACGTTCTGCACGGTTGTATACCGTCAGATCTCCAATACAGGTGGTCGTTTGCTTCTCACTGTTTGTCGATCTCTTTTGCCCTATGTCACGGAAGAGGATGCTAGGGCAGCGGTGAAGCTCTTCCAGAAAAACATACCTTCCCTGTGACATCCTGTCTGTGAGCTTCTCTTTCCCCAAGCGGGACACGAGTGTGGACGTTAGGTAAG containing:
- the pyrH gene encoding UMP kinase, producing the protein MVESSGTFLRPVYRRILLKLSGEVLASEREALDLDLTIKIARQIARVHALGIQIAIVIGGGNFWRGTTAARAGMDRATADYMGMLATIINGLALQDRLEKIGVQTRVQTAIEVRSVAEPFIRRRAIRHLEKGRVVIFVAGTGNPFFSTDTTAALRASEIGAEVILKATKVDGIYDSDPTLNPKAQRYERVSYLDALRNRLTIMDSTAFSLCMDNRIPIIVFNAFQEENLLAVVQGKPVGTLVWDGEGEPVAARSDRESTAVPGS
- the frr gene encoding ribosome recycling factor — encoded protein: MTLEEILLETEERMEKALEHSRQEFATIRTGRASPELVTHLMVEAYGTHMRLRDIAAITTPDPHLIVIQPWDLTLVDSVRKALEESKLGVNPVVEGKSIRVPIPPLSEERRQELVRSVRRLAEEGRVALRGIRRYALETARKLEREGEWSEDDLRHAEKEIQKLVDRFMEEMERLLEKKERELLTV
- the thiD gene encoding bifunctional hydroxymethylpyrimidine kinase/phosphomethylpyrimidine kinase, producing MPGKNPVWALVIAGSDCSGGAGLQADVKTFSAFRVMAATVLTSVVAERPGKISAIWPLPQSMIREQFQCIRETIAPVSAKVGMLYRGETIEAVANELQSFKPLPRLVVDPLIRSSSGEALLQKDALFSLKDKLIPMATVFTPNLYEAMVLLEKEITGPEEAAEASQELARKFGAPVLIKGGHIKGSWAIDFFSDGNKVEELEAPRIENADPHGTGCALSSAIAAGLALGLGLREAIFLAKLFVTQAIAKSFPAIHGQFLDLFPLI
- a CDS encoding ApaG domain-containing protein, giving the protein MPGKEVRGRLTVVEKKDTLGAMIRGIELPGLRATLDHLDYSPFLWGGPHKRHAFVYYITIANDSPHTVTLQGRKWVLTSPLGKKTVIEGDGIVGERPRLRPGDRFHYHSYHLVGGRAWVEGSYFGIDESGRWIVVRIPGFALEPPLIEPSNAKEESAEAEG
- a CDS encoding RNA recognition motif domain-containing protein, translated to MVQKIAGLVQGLFGKGKPSPTSDHVNEPEEVKKSREALRRSPRRDSSAQVTRRPAPPSRPSLSETSAEVRAEEITTPRLYVGNLSYEAGESDLFELFSQVGPVRNVQLIREKRGTRSKGFGFVEMADVETAKQAIVQLHRKEFMGRELVVSAAKGETRRKEAT
- the tyrS gene encoding tyrosine--tRNA ligase; amino-acid sequence: MVSNRQQGDPAGENLDFSLARLIQGSEAVITLEELQAKLRKGRPLRVKFGVDPTSADIHLGHAVPLFKLRQWQEAGHVVVLIVGDFTARIGDPTGRNSTRPELALEEIQANARTYQEQAFRILRPDRTEVLWNGTWFEKMSAGEFLALQKRVTATRLLQRREFQERRDRGEPIGLHELVYPLLQAWDSVVVQADVELGGSDQLFNLLLGRELQAQVGQEPQVVQTVSLLEGLDGTRKMSKSFGNTIGITESPQEIFGKVMSISDELMLRWYQVLLGTQPEPGVHPMEAKKRLAQWIIERVHDPEAAQKARESFERVFSRREFPEDAPEMVVESPQIPLVRLLHTVGAASSLSEARRLVAQGAVSLDGEKCSDPNKVVDCSKGIWLRCGKRFFAKIRTLPRG